The following proteins are co-located in the Streptomyces sp. NBC_00435 genome:
- a CDS encoding lactate utilization protein B: MPAFPEAAREAVRDEVLRANLRHATHTIRDKRALAVAELEDWDRLRAAGKAVKDHTLAHLDRYLLELEASVTAAGGTVHWAADADEANRIVTELVLATGEREVVKVKSMATQEIGLNEALESAGIAAYETDLAELIVQLGHDRPSHILVPAIHRNRGEIRDIFAAEMGGWGRAAPEGLGDDPRELAEAARLHLREKFLRAKVAVSGANFMVAETGTMVVLESEGNGRMCLTLPETLISVVGIEKVIPTFRDLEIFLQTLPRSSTAERMNPYTTMWTGLGPSKGADGDGPAAFHLVLLDNGRTDTLADEVGRQALRCIRCSACLNVCPVYERAGGHAYGSVYPGPIGAVLSPQLRGTGSAIDATLPYASTLCGACYEVCPVAIDIPEVLVHLRERVAQGGPVTREGVRVRIRPARGHAAERAAMRAARLLLDRPGALRAGERLLARARRLRPRRLPGPGRAWTDSRELPELPERSFRDWWAAREREGRP, encoded by the coding sequence ATGCCGGCCTTCCCGGAGGCCGCGCGCGAGGCCGTCCGGGACGAGGTGCTGCGCGCCAACCTGCGCCACGCCACGCACACGATCCGCGACAAGCGGGCGCTCGCCGTCGCCGAGCTGGAGGACTGGGACCGGCTGCGCGCGGCCGGCAAGGCGGTCAAGGACCACACGCTGGCGCACCTCGACCGGTACCTGCTGGAGCTGGAGGCCTCCGTCACCGCCGCGGGCGGCACCGTCCACTGGGCGGCCGACGCGGACGAGGCGAACCGGATCGTCACGGAGCTGGTCCTGGCCACCGGGGAGCGGGAGGTCGTCAAGGTCAAGTCCATGGCCACCCAGGAGATCGGCCTGAACGAGGCCCTGGAGTCGGCCGGCATCGCCGCGTACGAGACCGACCTCGCCGAGCTCATCGTCCAGCTGGGCCACGACCGGCCCTCCCACATCCTGGTCCCGGCAATCCACCGCAACCGCGGTGAGATCCGCGACATCTTCGCCGCGGAGATGGGCGGTTGGGGACGTGCGGCCCCGGAGGGACTGGGCGACGACCCGCGCGAACTCGCCGAAGCGGCCCGCCTCCACCTGCGCGAGAAGTTCCTGCGCGCCAAAGTCGCCGTGTCCGGCGCCAACTTCATGGTCGCCGAGACCGGCACGATGGTCGTCCTCGAGTCCGAGGGCAACGGCCGGATGTGCCTGACCCTGCCCGAGACCCTGATCTCGGTCGTGGGCATCGAGAAGGTGATCCCGACCTTCCGGGACCTGGAGATCTTCCTCCAGACGCTGCCGCGCTCCTCGACGGCCGAGCGGATGAATCCGTACACGACGATGTGGACCGGGCTGGGGCCGTCGAAAGGGGCCGACGGGGACGGGCCCGCCGCCTTCCACCTCGTCCTGCTCGACAACGGCCGCACCGACACCCTCGCCGACGAGGTCGGCCGCCAGGCCCTGCGCTGCATCCGCTGCTCCGCCTGCCTCAACGTCTGCCCCGTCTACGAGCGCGCCGGCGGCCACGCCTACGGCTCCGTCTACCCCGGCCCGATCGGCGCCGTCCTCAGTCCCCAGCTCCGGGGCACGGGCAGCGCGATCGACGCCACCCTGCCCTACGCCTCCACCCTGTGCGGGGCCTGCTACGAGGTCTGTCCCGTCGCCATCGACATTCCCGAGGTACTGGTCCACCTCCGCGAACGCGTCGCCCAGGGCGGCCCGGTGACCCGCGAGGGGGTCCGCGTCCGGATCCGCCCGGCGCGGGGCCACGCCGCCGAACGGGCCGCGATGCGGGCCGCCCGGCTCCTCCTCGACCGCCCCGGCGCGCTGCGCGCGGGGGAGCGGCTGCTGGCCCGGGCACGCCGGCTGAGGCCGCGCCGGCTACCTGGGCCCGGGCGCGCCTGGACGGACAGTCGGGAGCTGCCGGAGCTCCCGGAGCGCTCGTTCCGCGACTGGTGGGCGGCGCGGGAACGGGAAGGACGCCCATGA